The stretch of DNA CTTCAGCGCGTGGCGCACTTCGTCGTGCATGGCTTGCGTGAAGCTGTTCAGTTTATCCGGGCGGTTGAGCGTCAGCGTGGCGATGCCGTCGCTGATGTCGAACAGGATGTTCTGGTAGTCCATGGTGTCTCCGTTTTTATTCGGCCTGGTCGAAATCGATGACGACTTTGGCGGTGGTGGGGAAGCTCTGGCAGCTGAGGACATAGCCGCGCGCGATTTCGTAGTCTTCCAGCGCGTAGTTGACGTCCATATCGACTTTGCCTTCGATGACTTTGCAGCGGCAGGTCGAGCACACGCCGCCCTTGCACGAGTAGCGCATGTCGAGACCCGCGCGCAGGCCGGCGTCCAGCAGCGATTCCTTGTCCTGCTCCATGGTGAAGCTGGCGGCGTTGCCGTCCATGATGACGGTGACTTCGGTGTGCTGGTGCGCGGCGGCGGCGCTCGCGGCACGTGGCTGGTGCGCGTGTTTCGGGATGCTGGCGGCGAACAGTTCGATCTTGATCTGCGATTTCGGCATGCCGGCTTCCTGCAGCGCTTCGGAGACGCCGTGCATCATGTCTTCCGGGCCGCAGATGAAGGCGACGTCGATGTCTTCCGCGCGCACCCAGTATTTGAGGAATTGCGCGGCTTTTTCCTTGGTGATGCGGCCGTTGAACAAGTCGATGTCCTGCTGCTCGCGGCTCATGACGTAGGCGATTTTCAGGCGTTCGAGGTAGGTGTCCTTCAGGTCCGACAGTTCGTCCTTGAAGATCACCGACGACGAGGCGCGATTGCCGTAGAAGAGCGTGAACTGGCTTTCCGGCTCGGTGGCCAGCGTGGTCTTGATGATCGACAGGATCGGCGTGATGCCGCTGCCGGCGGCGAACGCCAGGTAGTGCTTTTTGTTGGCGGCGTCCAGCGCCACATTGAAGTGACCCGACGGCGGCATGACGTCGATGGTGTGGCCCACTTGCAGCGTGTCGTTGGCCCAGCTGGAGAACAGGCCGCCCTGCGTGCGCTTGATGGCCACGCGCAGCGCGCCATCCTGCACGGCGGAACAGATCGAGTAGGAGCGGCGCACGTCTTCGTCGCCGATCTGCGCGCGCAGGGTAAGGTGCTGGCCTTGCTGGTACTGGAAGCTGGACGCCAGTTCGGCGGGCACGGCGAAGGTGACGGCGATGGTGTCGCGCGTTTCGTTGCGCACATGGGCGATGGTCAGCGGGTGGAATTTGCTCATGGCGGTCAGTGGCACTTGAAGTAATCGAACGGTTCGCGGCAGTCCAGGCATTTGTACAGCGCCTTGCAAGGCGTGGAGCCGAACTGGCTGGTGATCTCGGTGTGCTGCGAGCCACAGTGCGGGCAGGCGACGATTGGTGCGGCCACGGCGCGGCGGGCGACGGCGACGGCGGCAGCGGCGGCGCTGCGCCCGGCCGCGCTCCGGCTCCCCGCCCGCAGGCCGCTGATGTCGATCACCTGCTGCGCCGGCGGGGCGATGCCGTAGCCTTTTAGCGCGGCTTTGCCGGCGTCGCTCATCCAGTCGGTGGTCCAGGCGGGCGAGATTTGATTGTGCAGGCGGACTTGCGCCACGCCGTGCGCGTGCAGCGCGTCGGTGATGGCGTCGGCGATGACTTGCATGGCCGGGCAGCCGGAGTAGGTGGGCGTGATGGTGACGTCGCACGCGCCATCGGCGGACACGCGCACGTCGCGCACTATGCCCAGGTCGACGATGCTGATGACCGGGATTTCGGGATCGGGCACTTCGCCGAGCCACGTCCAGATTTGCTCAGCATGGGCCCCGGCTTTGGCCGAGGCGACGGCGGCGGTGGACTCGGCGGCCTCGGGGCCACCGGCGGCGGTGCGACGGGCGGCATTGGCGGCGCTGCGGACGGCCGGCGCGGCTGCGGCAATGGCGGTGGCGGCGGCTTTCATGGCTGGCGCGCGCTTACCACTCGGCGCCGGGATAGGCGCGCTGCAGGAACTGCATCTCGGCCAGGATGAAGCCCAGGTGCTCGCTGTGGCGGCCTTGCTTGCCGCCCTTCTGCATCCAGGCGTCAGCCGGTGGCATCACCAGCGTGGCTTCGGCAAAAATCTCGGCCACGTGCGCCAGCCATTGCGCGCGCAGTTCATCGGCGGCCGGCGCCACGCCGGCGGCGACCATGGCCTCGTCCACCGCGTCGTAGGCGAACACTTCGCCGCTGTACATCCACAGCGCATCGGCCGCCGCCTGTGTGCGCGCGTGGCTGATCTCCGTGCCGTCGCCCAGCCGCACGATCAAATCGCCGCTGCGGCGCAGGTGGTAGGTCACTTCCTTCAGCGATTTCTCGGCGATGGCGGCGATGCGGGCGTCGCTGCTGCGCGTCAAGCCTTCGATCACGAAGTAGTGCCAGGTGTCGAAGTAGAACTGCCGCACCAAGGTGTCGGCGTAATTGCCGTTCGGCTGCTCCAGCAGCAGGCAGTTCTTGAAGTCGTGAGCGTCGCGCAGGTAGGCCAGCTTGTCTTCGTCGCGGCCGGCGCCTTCCAGTTCGGCGGCGTACTCGTACCACAGGCGCGTCTGGCCCAGCAGGTCCAGCGCGACGTTGGTCAGCGCCATGTCTTCCTCCAGCGCCGGCCCTTTGCCGCACCATTGCGACAGCTGCTGGCTGAGGATCAGCGCATTGTCGCCGAGGCGCAGCAGATAATTCACCTTGTTGTCCATGGCGGCGCCTTACAGGTTCCTGACTTCTTCCGGCATCGGGAAGAAGGTCGGGTGGCGGTACACCTTGCTGTTGGACGGCTCGAACAGCGCGCCCTTGTCGGCCGGGCTGCTGGCGACGATGTCGGCGGCGCGCACCACCCAGATGCTGACGCCTTCATTGCGGCGGGTGTAGACGTCGCGCGCGTTGTTGACCGCCATTGCGGCGTCCGGCGCGTGCAGGCTGCCGACGTGTTTGTGCGCCAGCCCGTGCTGGCTGCGGATGAATACTTCCCACAGTGGCCATTCTTTGCTCATGCTTGTCTCCTTATGCGGCGGCGCGTTGTTTGTCGGCGTGGGCCACCAGCGCGTCGCGGAACCATTCGCCGTCGTCCCACGCCTTGACGCGGGTTTGCAGGCGTTCGCGGTTGCACGGGCCGTTGCCCTTCAGGACGTTATGGAATTCGCTCCAGTCGATGGCGCCGAATTCGTAGTGGCCGGTGGCGGCATTGAACTTCAACTCGGGATCGGGCACCGTCAGGCCAAGGAATTCCGCCTGCGGCACGGTCTGATCGACCATGCGCTGGCGCAGTTCGTCGTTGGAGAACAGCTTGATGCGCCATTGCGCCGACTGCGCGCTGTTGACCGATTCGGCGTCCGACGGCCCGAACATCATCAGCGACGGCCACCACCAGCGGTTCAGCGCGTCCTGCGCCATGGCTTTCTGCTCCGGCGTGCCGCGGCACAGCGCCAGCATGATGTCGTAGCCCTGACGGGCGTGGAACGATTCTTCCTTGCAGACGCGGATCATGGCGCGCGCGTACGGCCCGTACGAGCAGCGGCACAGCGGAATCTGGTTGATGATGGCCGAGCCGTCCACCAGCCAGCCGATGGCACCCATGTCGGCCCAGCTCAGGGTCGGGTAGTTGAAGATGCTGGAGTATTTGGCCTTGCCGCTGTGGAGCGCGGCCAGCAGTTCGTCGCGCGACACGCCCAGCGTTTCGGCGGCGCTGTACAGGTACAGGCCGTGGCCGGCTTCGTCCTGGATCTTGGCCAGCAGGATCGCCTTGCGCTTCAAGGTCGGCGCCCGCGTCACCCAGTTGCCCTCGGGCAGCTGGCCGACGATTTCCGAGTGTGCGTGCTGGGAAATCTGCCGGATCAGCGTCTTGCGGTAAGCGTCCGGCATCCAGTCCTTGGCCTCGATCTTGACGCCGTCGTCGATGCGGGCCTGGAAGGCCTGCTCGTCGGCGCTCATGTCGGCCGCCGTGCGAACTTGCTTGAGGCCGGTTTCTACCAGTTGTGCGTACATGGCTGTCTCCTGTTTGACCACATAATACGATACGTATTTTGATTTAGCTACAGTTTTTTTGTGTCACATTATTTTAATGCGTCGCGTTAATTTTGGGCGCGCGGCCAAGTAAACTACGGGTTCTATGGTCAGAATAGTAAGCCGCTTATGAATTGCAACGACTGGATCGCCGGATTTCTCGCCACCGACCCGCCGCGTTCGAAGTCGCTGGTGGTGACGATTTTCGGCGACGCCATCGTGCCGCACGGCGGCATGGTCTGGCTCGGCAGCCTGATCGACCTGCTGGCGCCGTTCGGCGTCAACGACCGCCTGCTGCGCACCTCGGTGTTCCGGCTGGCGCAGGAAGGCTGGCTGGGCGCCCAGCGCGACGGTCGCCGCGCCTCCTACGCCATCACGCCCGATGCCATGGCGCGCTTCGTGCACGCCTACCGCCGCATCTACGCGCCGCCCAATGTGCACTGGGACGGCAGCTGGACCCTGGTGCTGAACGGCGACGGCGCGCTCAACGCGGCCGAGCGGGCGGCGGTGCGCAAGGAATTGCTGTGGGAAGGCTATAGCGTGATCGCGCCCGGCATCATGGGCCATCCGGCCGCCGACGGCCCGGCGCTCGACGAGTTGCTCAAGCGGCTGGGCGTGGCCGGCAAGCTGTTCGTGGTGCAGGGCAAGGCCATGCGCCAGGTCAGCGCCCGTCCGCTCAGCGATCTGGTGGCCGACGGCTGGGACGTGGCGGCGGTGGCGGCCGGCTACAGCAAGTTCATCGCCCAGTTCGAGCCGCTGCTGGCGGCGCTGCGCGCCAGCGCCGACCTGGCGGCCGGCGTGCCGCCGCAGGACGACGGCTGCGACCAGCCGCTGACGCCGGAAAAAGCGTTCGTGGTGCGCACGCTGCTGATCCACGCTTACCGCCGGGTCCAGCTGCACGATCCGCAACTGCCGGTCGAGCTGCTGCCGACGCCGTGGCCGGGCGCGCTGGCCTACGAGCTGGCGCGGCAGATCTACCAGCTGGTCTACGTCGCCGCCGAGCAGCATGTCGACAGCGCGCTGCGCCGCGAAGACGCCGCCGCCCCGCGCGCCGAAGCCGCCTTCTTCGACCGCTTCGGCGGGCTGGCCTGAGGCGAACCCCGCAGCGGCAGGCCGAAATCCGGGCGCGGCGCGGCGCAAGCCTGTATCATGTCGGCTCCGCGCCACAAGCGTGAGCGACTCTTTTCATCGAATTCACCAGGATTCCTGCCATGCCTATCAAAATCAGCCAGCAGTTCGACGCCGGCGCCATCGAAGTGGTCCGCGCCGACGATCCGGCCGCCATCGACCTGAACATCCGCAAGGATTCCCACGCCGACATCGTGCAGTGGTTCTACTACCGCGTGCAGGGCGCGCAGGGTACGCCATTGCGCATGAACTTCCTGAACGCCGGCGGCGCCGCCTATCCGGACGGCTGGAAAGACTACCAGGCCGTGGCCAGCTACGACCGCGACAGCTGGTTCCGCGTGCCGACCAGCTACGATGGCCAGACCATGACCATCAATCACACGCCGGAATACGACAGCGTCTACTACGCCTATTTCGAACCGTACTCGTGGGAACGTCACTTGTCGCTGCTGGACAACGCCCAGCTGTCGCCGCTGGTCAAGCTGGTGGACCTCGGCAACACCATCGACGGCCGCGACCTGAATATGCTGGTCATCGGCGATCCGGAAGCGGAGCAAAAGGTCTGGGTCATCGCCCGCCAGCACCCGGGCGAGACCATGGCCGAGTGGTTTGTCGAAGGCTTTGTCGAAGCGCTGCTGGACCCGGCCAATCCGTTCGGCCGCCAGTGCCTGAAGGAAGCCGTGTTCTACGTGGTGCCGAACATGAACCCGGACGGCTCGGTGCGCGGTAACCTGCGCACCAACGCCGCCGGCGCCAACCTCAACCGCGAATGGCTGAACCCGACCATGGAGCGCAGTCCGGAAGTGTTCCTGGTCAAGCAGAAGATGCACGAAGTCGGCGTCGACCTGTGCCTGGACATCCATGGCGACGAAGGTCTGCCATACGTGTTCGTGGCCGGCAGCGAGTCGTTGCCGACCTTCACCGCCGATCAGGCCGAAGCGCAGCAATACTTCATCGACAACTTCCTGATCGCCAGCCCGGACTTCCAGGATGAGTTCGGCTACGGCGAAACGCCGTACACGCCGGAGACGCTGACCATGGGTTCGCCGCACATCACCCACGCGTTCGGCTGCCTGTCGCTGACGCTGGAGATGCCGTTCAAGGACAACACCAACGATCCGGACGCCGAGACCGGCTGGAACGGCGCCCGCAGCGCCGAACTGGGCAAGTCCATCCTGCAGCCTGTGCTGCAATCGCTGCTGGCCCAGGCGCAGTAAGCCCATGTTCCCTGCGGCGTCACAAAGCGGACGGCGCAGGGAAAAATACACTGGACCTCAAACGGCGCATCTGCGCGCCGTGTTCGGAGGTCCATCATGTCACGCCTTTCCTGCTTGCGCCGCGCGGCGCCTTTGCTGCCCCTGCTGCTGACCTTGCTGCTGCCAGCCTGCAGCACGCCCTATCGTCCTCCGCTGGTGCCGCCGGCAACCTTTCCTGGTTTGATCGATCTGGCCGCGCAGGCCGACGGTCGCGAGGCCGATGTGCTGTTGGTGCACGGCATTTGCACGCATGACGCCAACTGGGCCGGCGAGGTGGTGCCGCAACTGGCGCGCGCGCTGGCCGACGCCACCACCGCCCCCGGCGCGCGCCGCGCGGCCGCTACCACGGCCACCGCCACCGCCACCGTCGAGATCGTGCCGTCGACGGTGTCCACGCCCGCCGGCCGGCTGCGCTTTGATGCCCTGATCTGGTCGCCATTGACCAATGACCTCAAGCGACAGTTGTGCTACGACCAGAGCGGCAAATCGTCGCTATGCGCAGGCGCGCCGCCCTATCCGTACACCCGCGCCCGGCTCAATGCGCGCTTCAAGGATGGCCTGATCGACGATTGCCTGCCCGATGCACTGATTTACCAGGGCGTGGCGCGCGATAACATCCAGCAGCGCATGCGCGAGGCGGTCTTGCAGGTGTTGTCGACGGCGCGGGCCGATGTGCCGCTGGTGGTGATCGCGCACAGCATGGGCAGCAAGATTTTGTTCGACACGCTGTTGCGCATGACGGAGGAGCCGGCTGGTTCGACCGCGGCGCGGGTGGCGCAACAGGCGGTGGACCGCATGCGCTTTCTGGTGATGGCGGCCAATCAGATTCCGCTGCTGTCGCTGGCCGATCAGCCTTTGACCGAGGCCGGCGTTGCGGCTGTGGCGCCGCCCGATAGTCTGCAATTGTTGTTGCGCAAGCGGCAGGCCGGCCAGCGCCGCGCAATCGATCGCCACCTGACGCTGGTGGCCTTTACCGATCCGAATGATTTGCTGTCGTACACGCTGGAGGACGAGAAGTATGCGCAGGATGGCATCACGGTCTATAACATCATCGTCTCCAACGCGCCCACATGGCTGGGCCTGCTAGAGCGCCCCGATACCGCCCATCTGGAGTACCTGAGCAACCCGGACGTCGGCCGTCTCATCGCCTGCGGCCAGCCAATCAGCAAGCTATGTATCTGAGTATATACATAGGGTTTGTCCTCTCCACCCGGTGCCTATTTCTGCCTATTTTCGCCTGTCGAATGCCTATTTTTTCAGCGCACTTCACGGAACTTCCCTCTGAGCCGCCCGGTCTAACAGTTACAAATTCAGGCAATCCGCAGGCA from Duganella dendranthematis encodes:
- the paaA gene encoding 1,2-phenylacetyl-CoA epoxidase subunit PaaA; protein product: MYAQLVETGLKQVRTAADMSADEQAFQARIDDGVKIEAKDWMPDAYRKTLIRQISQHAHSEIVGQLPEGNWVTRAPTLKRKAILLAKIQDEAGHGLYLYSAAETLGVSRDELLAALHSGKAKYSSIFNYPTLSWADMGAIGWLVDGSAIINQIPLCRCSYGPYARAMIRVCKEESFHARQGYDIMLALCRGTPEQKAMAQDALNRWWWPSLMMFGPSDAESVNSAQSAQWRIKLFSNDELRQRMVDQTVPQAEFLGLTVPDPELKFNAATGHYEFGAIDWSEFHNVLKGNGPCNRERLQTRVKAWDDGEWFRDALVAHADKQRAAA
- a CDS encoding M14 family metallopeptidase, producing MPIKISQQFDAGAIEVVRADDPAAIDLNIRKDSHADIVQWFYYRVQGAQGTPLRMNFLNAGGAAYPDGWKDYQAVASYDRDSWFRVPTSYDGQTMTINHTPEYDSVYYAYFEPYSWERHLSLLDNAQLSPLVKLVDLGNTIDGRDLNMLVIGDPEAEQKVWVIARQHPGETMAEWFVEGFVEALLDPANPFGRQCLKEAVFYVVPNMNPDGSVRGNLRTNAAGANLNREWLNPTMERSPEVFLVKQKMHEVGVDLCLDIHGDEGLPYVFVAGSESLPTFTADQAEAQQYFIDNFLIASPDFQDEFGYGETPYTPETLTMGSPHITHAFGCLSLTLEMPFKDNTNDPDAETGWNGARSAELGKSILQPVLQSLLAQAQ
- the paaD gene encoding 1,2-phenylacetyl-CoA epoxidase subunit PaaD, encoding MKAAATAIAAAAPAVRSAANAARRTAAGGPEAAESTAAVASAKAGAHAEQIWTWLGEVPDPEIPVISIVDLGIVRDVRVSADGACDVTITPTYSGCPAMQVIADAITDALHAHGVAQVRLHNQISPAWTTDWMSDAGKAALKGYGIAPPAQQVIDISGLRAGSRSAAGRSAAAAAVAVARRAVAAPIVACPHCGSQHTEITSQFGSTPCKALYKCLDCREPFDYFKCH
- the paaX gene encoding phenylacetic acid degradation operon negative regulatory protein PaaX yields the protein MNCNDWIAGFLATDPPRSKSLVVTIFGDAIVPHGGMVWLGSLIDLLAPFGVNDRLLRTSVFRLAQEGWLGAQRDGRRASYAITPDAMARFVHAYRRIYAPPNVHWDGSWTLVLNGDGALNAAERAAVRKELLWEGYSVIAPGIMGHPAADGPALDELLKRLGVAGKLFVVQGKAMRQVSARPLSDLVADGWDVAAVAAGYSKFIAQFEPLLAALRASADLAAGVPPQDDGCDQPLTPEKAFVVRTLLIHAYRRVQLHDPQLPVELLPTPWPGALAYELARQIYQLVYVAAEQHVDSALRREDAAAPRAEAAFFDRFGGLA
- the paaC gene encoding 1,2-phenylacetyl-CoA epoxidase subunit PaaC; translation: MDNKVNYLLRLGDNALILSQQLSQWCGKGPALEEDMALTNVALDLLGQTRLWYEYAAELEGAGRDEDKLAYLRDAHDFKNCLLLEQPNGNYADTLVRQFYFDTWHYFVIEGLTRSSDARIAAIAEKSLKEVTYHLRRSGDLIVRLGDGTEISHARTQAAADALWMYSGEVFAYDAVDEAMVAAGVAPAADELRAQWLAHVAEIFAEATLVMPPADAWMQKGGKQGRHSEHLGFILAEMQFLQRAYPGAEW
- the paaE gene encoding 1,2-phenylacetyl-CoA epoxidase subunit PaaE gives rise to the protein MSKFHPLTIAHVRNETRDTIAVTFAVPAELASSFQYQQGQHLTLRAQIGDEDVRRSYSICSAVQDGALRVAIKRTQGGLFSSWANDTLQVGHTIDVMPPSGHFNVALDAANKKHYLAFAAGSGITPILSIIKTTLATEPESQFTLFYGNRASSSVIFKDELSDLKDTYLERLKIAYVMSREQQDIDLFNGRITKEKAAQFLKYWVRAEDIDVAFICGPEDMMHGVSEALQEAGMPKSQIKIELFAASIPKHAHQPRAASAAAAHQHTEVTVIMDGNAASFTMEQDKESLLDAGLRAGLDMRYSCKGGVCSTCRCKVIEGKVDMDVNYALEDYEIARGYVLSCQSFPTTAKVVIDFDQAE
- the paaB gene encoding 1,2-phenylacetyl-CoA epoxidase subunit PaaB; translated protein: MSKEWPLWEVFIRSQHGLAHKHVGSLHAPDAAMAVNNARDVYTRRNEGVSIWVVRAADIVASSPADKGALFEPSNSKVYRHPTFFPMPEEVRNL